DNA sequence from the Rhodanobacteraceae bacterium genome:
CTAATCGATGCCGGCGCGCTGGGCTTGATCGAACCCCACGCCGACGGTCGCAGGGTGCGCGGCGATTCCCAGACGCGCTCAATCGTGGCCTACTGGGCGCCATGAACGCGCGCACCTGGTTTCGCCGTTGGACCCCGCCGCCCTGCGCCAGGCCTGCAGCCTGCGCCCGGATCGCGGCAGCATGAGCACCCGAATCCTCGGCATCGATCCCGGCTCACGCCGCACGGGCATTGGCTTGATCACGAGCACTCGCGGGCAGCTGAAGCACGTCCACCACGGCATCGTCCAGACCTTCGACGAGAACTTCCCCTTGCGCCTGAAGGACATCTTCGACGGCGTGACCGCGGTGATCGCGGAGTTCAAACCTGACGAGGCGGCGGTGGAGACCGTGTTCCTGTCGAAGAACCCGCAGTCCGCGCTGAAGCTCGGCCAGGCGCGCGGCGCGGCGATCTGCGCCTGCGTCAACGCCGGCCTGCCGGTCAGCGAATACGCGCCGCGCCACATCAAGAACGCGGTGGTGGGCGCCGGCGGCGCCGACAAGACCCAGGTGCAGTACATGGTCGGCATCCTGCTGACCCTGCAGGGCCAACTGCAGGCCGACGCCGCCGATGCGCTGGCGGTGGCCATCGCCCACGCCCACATGCGCGAGACCGCCGGCCGGTTGGGGCTGCCGGCGAAGCTGTTCCGCTGAGCGTCGTCGGTCGCGCTCAAGGCAACGCGCGAGCGCGGCGCGGCTCTGTGCACTTCTTCTCGCGGGGGCGTTTCCCCGAGCTTGGAGATCCGCGAGGAAGGCGCATGTCGCAACGCCATCGAGTCCTGCTGTGCCTCTGGGCACTGAGCCTTGGCGGCCTGGCCTGGGCGCAGCCCAGTGGCGGCCCCTACGCCATGCGCAAGCAGGTCATCGCACCAGGCGGGCGCGCGTTGGGTGCCGGATCAGCGATCTCGGCCACCCTCGGCGAACCCGGCGTCGGCACCTTGACTGGCGGCGGGTTGCGCTTGACCGGCGGATTCCAGACACCGCGGCCACCCGTGGCCGACACCCTGCATGCCGATGGCTTCGAATAAGCGGAGACCCCATGTTCGCGAATGGCCGTACCAGCGCTCTTGCTGCCGCCCTGTTCCTTGCACTGGCCTTGCCCGCCTGGGCAGTGGACAGCGAATTCACCTACCAGGGTCTGCTTGAGGACGGCAGCCAGCCGGCGCAGGGCAGCTACGACTTCGAGTTCGCGCTGTACGACAGCCTGATGGGCGGCGCGCAGATCGGACTGATCCAGGCTGCGCAGGATGTGCCGGTGGTGGACGGGGTGTTCGCCACGCCCCTGGACTTTGGCCCACTGGCCTTTACCGGGCCGGATCGCTACCTGGAAGTACGCGTGCGCCCGGGCGCTTCCAGCGGCACTTACACCCTGCTCGGCCCGCGCACCAAGGTCGGCGCCACCCCCTACGCGCAGCTGGCCGATAGCGCCGCCTTCGCCGCCACCATCGCGGACAACAGTGTCGACAGCGCGAAGATCGCCGATGGCAGCGTGGGCGCTGCCGACATCGACCCGGGCTCGGTGCAACGACGCATCGCAGGTACGTGCCCTGCCGGCTCGGCCATCGCGGCGGTGGCAGCGGACGGCAGCGCCACCTGCGTCAGCGGACCGGCCGGCCCGCCAGGACCGGCGGGCGCGCCAGGCGCCACCGGTGCTGCAGGGCCGCAAGGACCGCAAGGACCGACCGGACCGGCCGGACCGGCCGGCGCGCCCGGATCGGCCGATGCCTGGGCGCGGCTGGGCAACGCCGGCACTGATGCTGCGACCCAGTTCGTCGGCACCATCGATGCGCAGCCCCTGGTCCTGCGCACCCACAATGCCCGCAGCCTGCGCCTGGAGCCGTCGCCAGTCCTCCTGAATGGGGTGCCCAACACCGCCAACATGATCGCCGGCAGCAGCGCCAATGGCGTGACAGCGGGCGTGCGCGGGGCCACCATCGCCGGTGGCGGCGTGCTGCCCAACTCGGACCCGGACGTCAACAACGACGCCCCGAACCTGGTGACCGATCTCTACGGCACCGTTGGCGGCGGCATGAACAATCGCGCCGGCGATGGCGGGGGCACGGTTGCAGACCGTGCCTTCGCGACGGTCGCCGGGGGCCACGTGAATGTGGCGAGTGGTGCCTTCAGCGCCGTCGGCGGTGGCTTCTCGCACCTCGCCAGCGGCTCGGAATCCACCATCGCCGGCGGCATCGACAACAGCGCCACCGCCTCACGCGCCACCGTCGGCGGCGGCGGCAGCAATGTGGTCAGTGCGACCGCCGGGGTAGTGGTCGGCGGCGACAGCAACCAGGTCCAGTTCGCCCATGGCTTCATCGGCGGCGGCCAGAACAACCTGGTGAGCACCGGTCAGTGGGCGGTCGTGGGCGGCGGCTTCGGCAACCAGGCGACCGGCTCGGGCGCGGTGATCGGCGGCGGGTCGAACAACCGCGCACCCGGCGCGGGGGCATTCGTCGGATCCGGATCCCAGAACACGTCCAGCAGCTCCGCGGCGGTGGTCGCGGGCGGGGACATCAACTCGGCAACTGCCTATGCCGCCGTGGTCGGCGGCGGTGCATTCAACTGCGCCGGAGGAGTGGCCTCCTGGGCCGGCGGAACCCAGGCGAAGGTCCGCCCGGGCACCAATTCCGGCGCTCCCGGACTCGCCTGCAATGGCGTCCCGGTCGCCGCGAACGCCGAGGGCGACAACGGCACCTTCGTCTGGGCCGACAACCAGTACCAGGACCTGGTCTCGACCGGCCCGAACCAGTTTCTGGTGCGCGCCGGGGGCGGCATCTGGCTTGGCCAGTCGGGCGTCCCCGCGATACCCGCCGGCCGCTTCATCGCCACCTCGACCGGCGCCTACCTGTCTACCGGCGGAACCTGGACCAACGCATCCAGTCGCCAACTGAAGCGCGCCTTCGAGGCCGTGGACAGCAGCGCCATCCTGGCTGGCGTGCTCGCCTTGCCGCTCTCGCGCTGGGAGTACACCGCATCGCCCGCCGAGGGCCGCCACCTGGGCCCGATCGCCGAGGACTTCCATGCGGCTTTCGGCCTGGGCGGCAGCGAGCGCGCGATCAGCACGGTGGATGCCGACGGCGTGGCGCTCGCCGCGATCCAGGGCCTCAACACCAAGCTGGAACAGCGCAGCGGCACCCAGGACGAGCGCCTGGCCACGCTGGAGCACGAGAACCGCGAGCTGCGCGAGCGCCTGTCGCGGTTGGAGCGCGCGCTGTTGCATGACCGGTAGACGGCGCGCGCTGGTCGCGGGCACTCGGGGCACCGCGGGGTGCAGGCGCTGCGCTTGCGGCGTTAGCATAGTGGCCTGTCCGCCTCCGGAGCTGGCCGATGCGCGCGCTGCGGCGACTCCTGTTTGCCCTGATCTGTGTGCCGGGTCTGCTGGCGCTGGACGGATGCTCGGCGCCTGATCCAGCGCGGGAAGACCCGGTGCTGTTGCAGCTGGAGCGGGTGGCGCGCCACCTCACCGGGCCGCGCCATCTGCGCGCCTCGGCCTTTCCCGCGCTGCGCACCAGCGACCGTCCGAGCGAGTTGGTCTCCTTCCTGTTCTCCGATATCGGCGTGGCCGAATGGCCGCCCGCCGACGACAGCAGCGAGATGTCCCGCGAGCAGATGAATGCGACCAACACCCCGATGTTCCCCGCCGGCGGCGCGTTGGTATTCGAGCAACCCGACCCGCGCATGGGGCGCCAACTGGTGCTGAGCGCCGATGACCGGAGCGGCGAGATCGTTGCCACCGCCTACCTCGACCCTGGGCGCCCGCCGGTCTACACCCAGCGCTGGCCGATGCCGGAGTTCCGCGAGCCACCGGGCGGGCGCTGATTCACCTGTTGCGTCCTTCGTCTCGAAAATTGTTCCCGAAAGCGCCGGCGTCCCCGCCCGCCTGAGGCAGACTCCACCAGCGCCCACTGCGAGCCCGCCCTTGTCGCCATCGCACCGCATCTACGCCATGCGCTTCGCCAGCGTCTATCCGCTGTACGTGCAGAAGGCGGTGAAAAAGGGCCGTACCCAGGCTGAGGTGGACCAGGTGATCTGCTGGCTCACCGGCTACAGCGCCGAGGCTTTGCGCGAGCAGATCGACGCGGGCAAGG
Encoded proteins:
- the ruvC gene encoding crossover junction endodeoxyribonuclease RuvC, whose protein sequence is MSTRILGIDPGSRRTGIGLITSTRGQLKHVHHGIVQTFDENFPLRLKDIFDGVTAVIAEFKPDEAAVETVFLSKNPQSALKLGQARGAAICACVNAGLPVSEYAPRHIKNAVVGAGGADKTQVQYMVGILLTLQGQLQADAADALAVAIAHAHMRETAGRLGLPAKLFR